The sequence below is a genomic window from Lolium perenne isolate Kyuss_39 chromosome 7, Kyuss_2.0, whole genome shotgun sequence.
GCTTTATATAGGGTTGCACCGGCGCATAGCATGCGGTGGACTTTTCTTTCTCCATGCGCATTTTTTTCCAAACCTCTGGAATAACGTGCAGGTGTCAACGAAAATTCCACGCATGAGCCAACCAAGGACGTGGACATCTTCCACGCAGTTTGGCTGGCTCGTTTTGACCACAGGTTTTCTGGAAACAAAAACGGTCCTATTTCCATATTGATGCATGTGTTCACGCAATTCATATTTTTTTGCTACGGGTACACAATATCATGTACACGTGTTCAGCTCAGCACCTTGTTTCTTGGGATGCAGGTGATAGATTCCTGGATATGCTTATCAGTTCCTGCACCAATATCTGTTTCTTATAGTCAGAACACGAGTTCAGCGGGCGATATCTACCACCACAAGCTCATTCTTGCTTCAGGTTTAAGTTGTTCTCAGCTAATTCAGAGTAAGTTTTTTTTGTGGGTTATTCAAAGTAAGTTAACGAAAAGAAAATTACATGTTAACGAAAAGAAGATGATCGAGTTGCTGGTGAGAGAGTTCGTTCAGGCATTGCTCAACAGTTGTGGACTAATCATCAACAACGTAGAGCTCACCAAGAAGATGATTAAGCACTACAATATGTTTTCCATCTTTATTTGCAGACATAACTATCATTAGAACTTTTAGTTTCTTTATTTGCAGATACATTGCATAATTATCAGTTGAGCTTTGAACATTTCTTTGCACATACTATTTTGCCATGACAACTTGGTAGTGCGTTCATGCTCTGATGGCTCATATATTGTTCCCATCCTAAATTTATGCATTGATATTGACTATATTCAAAGCTTCACTGATAATGGATTTTCTTAAGATAGAGAGGTCACCTGAAATAATTTGGAGGTGTATGTCACAGATCGACATCCCAGGAACACGCAGGTCAAGCCATGGCGTCACAGCAAGACGTTGGGGAATTATAGGCCAACTTTTTTCACGTTACGAAATTTTCTGGGTTTCCGTTTTTGCCGTCGCACGCGTCACGCGGATGGCCTCGCTCGATTCATGCGGACAGACGCTCGAGTTCACACTCTCTCGTCAACCTCGCCGGTGCGATCTCCGTCGCCCGCATCAGCGCCGCGGTCTCCCTCGCCCGCCACCGCCCTCTACCTCGCGCAGGTCGCCGCCTCCCTTTTCCTCTTGCTTCATCGCCTCTCCCGCGGTCTCTAACTAATCTGCCGCATGCATCGAGCTCGACAAAATCCGATTTTTTCCCTCCTCCGGGTAGCCGGATCTGCAGCGGTGGTGCTCGATCTGTCGAGCCAAGGTAGGGTGGAGCTCCAATTGTGGTTGTGGTTGTGCGGAGCTCCAGTCGTAGGTTGTGGTGGTGTGGAGAAGTCCTCCCAGATCTCAGCGAAGGCCCACGCCGGGGTCGGCGTTGTCCGTGGGGGAGGGCTAGAATGAGGAGGGCGTCGTCGTAATGGCCTTCTCCTGCATGGCCCGCCTCACCCCCTCCCTCCCATGGTCGGCAGCGAAGCTCCAGTTTCGCCGTCGTTGTCATCAAGATATTGGTACTGTCATGTGGGAGCTCCAGTTCCGGGGTAGCGATGGGACTCATGGAGAGCTGCTGCCGGAGCTGCAGCTGCCTCTCGAACTCCACTGCGTCAGCTATCCCCCTTCCCCATGTCTAGTTGTTCTGTTATGTGCTCACGCTAGAATCAGTGGAGAGGAAATCATGTGAATCTCGTAGGAATTTTTACCATAAATGTGAGTATCAGTACTTCTGACTAATGCTATATCTCATGGAATTATGTTGAGTCCTTCCCTGTATTTGCTTGATGTAGCCATACCATGACCAAAACACCATGTCGACTCTCTCCCCCTTGCTTAATTGTCGATGTGTAGTGTACCAGAGAGCTCTACCTCCTAGTGGTTTACTAGTAGCACTGTAGTATCATATGGAGGATACTTTGGTTAAAAATGTAGCTTTATGATTTGTCTTGCATACTCGTGTGCATTTGTTCAAAATCTTTGTGTTAGTTAAAGTGTGAGATGCCTGCTTAGAGTAGATCAAATTGAGTTGGCAATGAAATTGTTTTTAGCTTAACTGATTAGCATGTGTAAAATTCTGCCAATGTACAGTTGTTCAGAGTTGTATACCTTTTGTGGTGTCTTGCTATTACTGTCAATGACTGTCGAAAATTGTCCATCCAGTTTAGCTTTTTAAGGAGATGATTGTTCATGTCGATTCTCCATGTATGCTTGAACAGTTTTGCATAACCTATAGTTGTATCTTCCTGCTCAATAGAAAAATGTTCATTCCTCACCGATATAACAGTAGCAGTTTGTAGCCATTTTTTAAGTACTCCCTGCATTTCAGGGGTCAAATATGCAAGAAAATCATGTAGCATGACAGACTGATTGTTGTAGTTTTCTTTGTTTGCTGTATCTGATTTGGTGATTCTTGCCAGGTTGAGAAGGCAAAGCAAGACTATGCCCTATCTGATCTCAGTGACATACTAAGCCATGGCCATTGACATTCAGTGGGGGTGATGAATCTGCTCTCCAACGGTGTGGAGAAGCTCGACTTCTTCTCCGACTAGCACGACGACAACCAGCATGGAGAAGCAAGGGCGATGAGGTGAACTGTGTTCCATGCATCTGCTGTCAAGTTCTTGCAGGATAATATGCAGCGCCTAATGCAGTTTGTATCCTTTCACTCACAGCCGGTGGCGGTCGGACATGAGCAACTGCCGTGGACGGCTTCTCAGGTGGCATAGGAGTGGGTGTGGGCATGGAGAGGGAGCCTCGTAGAGACCAAGAACAGGGTGGTCGAGGACTGTGCCGGCGTTGGAGGTGAGCACAAGAGACAACCATCTCTCTCTGAATATTGATGTGTTGGGGAGTACCATTATTTGATTCAGCAATATTCTGTTTAGACATCAATTAGCATGGCCTGTATAAATTTGCTTGTTCTGAATTCCCTTGCTGGTTTCGATGTGTGAATTGTGAAAGAGCTGAGCAGATGAGACACCAATTTATGATCTCCAAATAAACATTGAGTAACTGCATTCCATTTTGATTTATTCACTTGATGCAGTAAATTAACTTGCAAATATTCAGTCAATGTGAAGTTAGCTCTAATAATCAACCACTCACATACTACATCTCAGTTCTTCTGTTGTAAAGAAGTTGTCTGATGGGGTCATGGTCATGTACACTGTTGTCTTTTCTTCAGTGTTAAGTGTCATTGTTCAGTCATCTTTGCTTGTTCAGTCTTTTCTTTGATGGATCCAGTCGCCAGTCTCTTTCTTAATTGCATATGCTGCTCTTGTGAAAATGCTCTAGTCAGCTAACTGTTCTTGTGAAAATGATACATCTTCAGTTATTCTTGTCCGGTAAGCATGGTTATAAATGCATCGCAATATCTTACTGTATGCAAGGTATGACTGATAGTATAATAGCAATGCTCTGAAAATACAGTATGAAAACACGTGCATATATGAGATATGCTGCAGtacatggatttatttttgaaagTTTATGCGTGTGTCTTGTGAAAATGCACTCAAGATAGAAACAGGAGATCATTTATTCTGTTTCCAGAGCTACATGGATCGTGTGGTGATGGGGAGGACCGATTCTTCCTGGGGGAGAAGGGATCTGGCTGGGGGAGGAGGAAGCTTGTTGGGGGAGGAGCGAGCTGTCTAGGGGAGGAGGAGCTGGCCGGTGGAGGATCGATTCCGGCGGACGACGGGGCTGGTTGAGGAGGGGGAGTTGAGATCGGATCTAAGTGTTAGATAGGGGTATAGATGTCTTTTCATTGCATTTTCACCTGGTCGGAAACTCATGTTGGGAAGCTCATCTAATACTACAATCTATAAAGAATGAGAGAGAAACATTGAGAGGAGGGAATTacttttatactccctccgttcctttctataatgcctattgttttttcgcatttgtttcagaatataagagtaAAACTATGTTTTATTGCAAAGAATCCTTCCACCGATCAGGTCAAGTCCAGAAAATCTGGAAACTGATCTGGTCATGTATTTCTTAGATCTATTTTAAATTTCCTATTTTGTCGGTGATACCGCTAGGGGGTTTTGTGTGAAAAAATGGctcgcgctaatttccgtgccaaaaaacaataggtactatagaaaggaacggagggagtatgttctTTCTTCTAAAAATCTGAATTATGCATTGGAAGCTGACGGTGCCTCTGCTCTTTTTCAGCGTGGTAGGGGACACCTGCATGGCCATGGAAGAATGGGTTCTGCGCCCGCAGAATAACACTGCACTAGACGACATCCTGCCCTGCGCCGACGCGGCGGCGACCACCGACGCCGTGCGAAGAAGCAAGGAGGTGAACCAGCAGCTCGTCGCCACGCTCAACGGTCTGCTATCGAATGTCTCCAACGCCAACAATGTCCCGCCCCAGGTCGGCCCGCCTGTCTACTACAACCAGTCCGGCCCGCCTGTCTACTACAACCAGTCCGGCCCTCCGGTGCCCTTGCTCTGCAACCCCTACCGCGCGGACCTCACCGACCGCCCCTGCGCTGCCGGTGAGGTCCCCGCCATCAATGCACCGCAAGCGTGGCAGGGCTTCGTGTGCCGCACCACGGGCGCGTCGGGATCAGAGGTGTGCGCGACGGTGGGGCGCCTCACGCCGGCGATGTACACCCAGGCGCTAGCCGTCGCCAACGCGAGCGACGGGCTGGTTGGCTACGGGCCGGTGCTGGCCGGCCTGGCGGACTGCACGTTCGTGCGCCGGACGTTCGAGACGGTCGTGGCGGACAGCTGCCCCGGGCTGAGGCGGTACAGCGCCAGGGTGTACCAGGCTTTGCTTGCCGTGGCGGCGGGCGTGATGGCGGCAGTGGTGGCGTGGCTGGTTCACTCcagggagaggcggcggcggcgcgaggctGTGAGGTTCAGGGTGTCACCGTACAGGCTCCCCATCGACGAGAAGTCGCTGCTCAAGAGCCCGCGGCGGCCGTACAGGAGAGCCGAAAGCAACGGAGGCCTCATGACTAGGTAGATGCATGACGGTGGCATGTAGTTGTGGGTAGAGCTTGACGATGTCGGGAACATGAGAATTTcacatactccctccatcctaaaATAAGTGACTTAATTTTAACTAGATTTGGTTATATAGACACGTTTTtagtttttagtgtgtagatacatcgtTATCTACAAAAAGTTGGGTCACTTAATTTTGGGCGGGATTAGGACAAATTTCCACTCGAGGGAATATGTGTACTCTTTCCGATTCAAATTAATTAACccaactttatttagataagcacGCATCTAGAGTtaaaacatgtctagatacatgtatatctagataaagttgagtcaattaatttgaatTGGAGGAAGTACCAAATCAGGCCTCAATTATGTATGTACATGTATTTAGTTTTGTATAAAATGAGGTAACCCTCCGCGCCACACGATCTATAAAGAGTCACACACTTTGACCATCAACTTATGTGCAAATATACTGAAATAAATATAAATATTATATCATGATACTATAACTTTATATTAAATTATCGACACTTATTACAGATCAGAGAAAATAGTAGATTTCATTATTGATGGACTATTATTAGTTGAGTGAATTGCACAATGGTACATGGAACAAccaatttcatttttcttttctgcATAAGAACATAACTTTTGGCGCCTTAACTTGTTGTGAGTGGAAGAGTTTAAATAGTTTTATAAGGGCTATAGAAGCAAAGATGTTATAAATTTGTAGAACCTCTTCCTACAAAATACTGAAGGTGGATGAGGTATCTCTTCATTCACATTGTTCAGAAGGTGGATGTTCATGATGCTTTACTTGAAGATCGAGGAAGCCAAATGTAGTAGGCCTTCTTCCTGCAACTTCAGTTTAGAAGGTGGTTGGCGCATTTCCTATGCTTGCCTATGGTGTTATGATAATTGATAGTGTGGACGAAATTGTTAGCCTTGTTGAGAGCACCATGACATAAGTTTCAAGAGATTTTTCAAGCTTGTTGCTGAGGTGTTTGGGGAGGAATACTCGAGGACACCCACAGTTGAGGACACTATAAGGATGATGTCTATGAACATGGGAAGACGGTTTCTACAGAAGGTTTGTCGTTTTGACTATATTCACTGCAAGAGAAATAGTTGCAAAGCTCCGAAAGGACAATTTAGATGGCATGCGGATGGTCCAACCATATTCATGAAGCTCTAGAATCTCAAGATTTCTAGGTTGGCATTCCTTCAAACTTGGTCAAGGAGCTAGACCGCTCAAATATGCTCAATATATTCCACAAGCTCGGCATTTCGAAAGCTTTGACTCAGTCAACTCGAATTTCCTTCTCAAATTTTTGTAGCGTCTTGGTTTTGGCCAATGCTCGCTAGTTGGGCTTGTCTTTTATTGGCTTCCACATTCTCGATGGTCCTTCTAAGTGAAAATCTGGGTCGATCAAGATGGGCATGCGGTCCTGCACGGGGTTGCCCCGGGTCATGCTAGCTCGCCCTGTGGTTGCCGGGGCTAAGGAGGTGTCCTCCTTCCTGGCTTTCACCGGCGAGGCTGCAGGGGCGGGAGCGGTGCTGGAcggcggggcggcggccctgTGTGCAATGGGTGGATTGGCGGCTGATGTGGCTGCGAGGGCGGCATGGCTGGACCGGGGAGCTCGCGATGCTGCGGCCGACTGCTCGGCCTCCCTCTGTGTGGCGGTTGGCGGCGCCCGCGGAGCTCTTCTCTGTGAGCTTGGTCGGCGGTAGTGGTGCGACTCGGCTCTTCAACCCCGCGCGGTGCGGGTGGTGGCAGCGGAGCTCGCCAAGCTCCTTGGTCTGGttatggtggcggcggtggtttgTGTGCGGTGATTGTTGGAGAtatacccaagaggcaataataaaagtggttattatatatctttgtgtttatgataaatgtttatataccatgctataattgtattaaccgaaatattgatacatgtgtgttatgtaaacaacaatgagtccctagtaagcctcttaactagcttgttgattaatagatgattatagtttcataatcatgaacattggatgttattaataacaaggttatatcattatatgaatgatgtaatggacacacccaattaagcgtagcataagatcacgtcattaagttatttgctataagctttcgatacatagttacctagtcctttcgaccatgagatcatataaatcacttataccgaaaaggtactttgattacatcaaacgccactgcgtaaatgggtggttataaaggtgggattaagtatccggaaagtataagttgaggcatatggatcaacagtgggatttgtccatcccgatgacggatagatatactctgggccctctcggtggaatgtcgtctaaatagcttgcaagcatatgaatagttcataagagaccacataccacggtacgagtaaagagtacttgtcaggagacgaggttgaacaaggtatagagagataccgatgatcaaacctcggataagtaaaatatcgcgtgacaaagggaatcggtatcgtatgtgaatggttcattcgatcactaagtcatcgttgaatatgtgggagccattatggaactccagatcccgctattggttattggtcggaaagGGTTCTCAactatgtctacatagttcgcgaaccgtagggtgacacacttaaggtttgatgtcgtattagtagaacttgaatatggaatggagttcgaagttttgttcggagtctcggatgggatcccaaacatcacgaggagttccagaatggtccggagaataagattcatatataggaagtcattttataagtttgaaaatgatccggtgcatttatggaaggttctagaaggttctagaaatgtccggaagaaatcactttggaaggcggagtcccgaagggactccacctcccatggccggccaaccctagaggggtggagtcccaggtggactccaccaaaggtggccggtgatacgtcccaaacgtatctataatttcttatgttccatgcttgttttatgatgatacacacatgttttatacacactttatgtcattattatgcgttttccggaactaacctattaacgagttgccgaagtgtcagttcctgttttctgctgtttttggtttcagaaatcctagtaaggaaatattctcggaattggacgaaatcaacgcccaacatcttataattgcacgaagcttccagaacaccggagaggcctggtggccccacacgtgtgggcggcgcggccaaggagccaggcgcgcccccctattgtgtggcgcccccgtaacccttctgACTCCGCCTTTTCGCCATAAGAAGCCCcctaacctaaatcttcgatacggaaaagccacggtacgagaaaccttccagagccgccgccatcgcgaagccaagatctgggggacagaagtctctgttccggcacgccaccgggactgggaagtgcccccggaaggcttctccatcgacaccaccgccatcttcatcaccgctgctgtctcccatgaggagggagtagttctccctcgaggctaagggctataccggtagctatgtggttaatctctctcctatgtacttcaatacaatgatctcatgagctgccttacatgattgagattcatatgagttttgtatcactattcatctatgtgttactctagtgatgttattaaagtactctattcctccttcatgatgtaatggtgacagtgtgtgcatcatgtagtacttggcgtaggttatgattgtaatctcttgtaggttatggagttaactattactttgatagtattgatgtgatctattcctccttcatagtgtgatggtgacagtgtgcatgctatgttagtacttggtataattgcaatgatctattatgcactctaaggttatttaaatatgaacatcgaatgttgtggagcttgttaactccgacattgaggtgctcttgtagccctacacaattaatggtgttcatcatccaacaagagagtgtagagtggttttattatatgatcaatgttgagagtgtccactagtgaaagtatgatccctaggccttgtttccaaacatcgaatttccgtttatttactgttctgttgcatgtttactcgctgccatattttattcagattgctattaccactcatatacatccatactacttgtatttcactatctcttcgccgaactagtgcacctatacatctgacaagtgtattaggtgtgttggggacacaagagacttcttgtatcgtgattgcagggttgcttgagagggatatctttgacctcttcctccctgagttcgataaaccttgagtgatccaattaagggaaacttgctgctgttctacaaacctctgctcttggaggcccaacactgtctacaagaatagaagcacccgtagacatcaagcacttttctggcgccgttgccggggaggaaaggtaaaaggcactcatactccggtcccaggtaactaagtacttttctgttgccgttgtgtgtgagtgctcgaagctatttcctttagatcctgcaattgcatctttttgtttcttgttttacactagtaaggcataatggaaaacatctgtgagctctttaaaCTATTTcccgagtcaagacatgaatggtttaatgcaaatattaaaaaacctatggaaccttatttgcatgctagtagtaatattagtatgaacgctttgaacatcattgttgataatgatatagaaaattctaagcttggggaggtcggtttttgatgaaaatgatctctttagccctccgggtattgaggagaaagtttatgttgattatgatatgcctcccatatatgatgattataatgatagtggtcttctggtgccgcctactatggaggataaagtttattatgatgatactatacctcctatatttgatgatgagaataataatgatagctactttgttgaatttgctcccactacaactaataaaattgattatgcttatgttgggagtagtaataattttatgcatgagactcatgataagaatgtttcatttgatagttatattgttgagtttgttcatgatgctacttaaaatcattatgagagaggaaaatatggttgtagaagttttcatgttactaaaacacctctctatatgctgaaaatcttgaagttgcgctcgtctagttttcctatgcttgttgcattatgcctacatgacttgtttatttacaagattccttttcataggaagtgggttaggcttaaatttgttttgaattttcttcttgatgctctcttttgcttcaactcttatttcttgcgagcatcattaaaattgctgagcccatcttaatggctataaagaaagcacttcttgggagataacccatgttttattttgttactgttttgttgagt
It includes:
- the LOC127314977 gene encoding uncharacterized protein produces the protein MAMEEWVLRPQNNTALDDILPCADAAATTDAVRRSKEVNQQLVATLNGLLSNVSNANNVPPQVGPPVYYNQSGPPVYYNQSGPPVPLLCNPYRADLTDRPCAAGEVPAINAPQAWQGFVCRTTGASGSEVCATVGRLTPAMYTQALAVANASDGLVGYGPVLAGLADCTFVRRTFETVVADSCPGLRRYSARVYQALLAVAAGVMAAVVAWLVHSRERRRRREAVRFRVSPYRLPIDEKSLLKSPRRPYRRAESNGGLMTR